The Paenibacillus sp. FSL R7-0204 genome includes a region encoding these proteins:
- a CDS encoding Dabb family protein, whose product MYEHLVVFRFNEQFDKGQEQDLLQALLALKKQIPGIIDLTAGINVTEEQQNVHGYTLGLRVTFENQEALREYGPHPAHQKFVSMLEGILENVVVVDYPI is encoded by the coding sequence ATGTACGAGCATCTCGTCGTCTTCCGCTTCAATGAGCAATTCGATAAAGGCCAGGAACAAGACCTGTTACAAGCACTGCTGGCGCTAAAAAAGCAAATCCCCGGCATTATTGACCTTACAGCAGGCATTAATGTAACCGAAGAGCAGCAGAATGTCCACGGCTATACGCTGGGGCTCCGCGTGACCTTTGAGAATCAGGAAGCCCTGCGTGAGTACGGGCCGCATCCGGCCCATCAGAAGTTCGTGTCCATGCTGGAGGGAATTCTGGAGAACGTTGTGGTGGTAGACTACCCGATTTAG
- a CDS encoding NAD-dependent epimerase/dehydratase family protein — translation MTKALVTGATGFLGRHTARRLARMGWEVYAQGRNPEQGKQLEQEGTVFLSGDLRDAETAYSFCRGMDVVFHCAALSSPWGKYKEFYTCNVEATSHIVEGCKRHGVGRLVHISTPSVYSSQRSRFGIRESDPLPGRPANAYAATKLIAEQVVRQAAGEGLTAFMLRPRAIFGPLDNALFPRLLAANESKGVPLMNGGQAKLDLTCVENVVDAMLLCCEAPLSASGSVYNITNGEPLRFEELVTRLFSLLGLPLHTRRLPYPVAYTAAALMEGMYKVLPIPGEPLLTRYSAAALGISQTLDITLAREQLGYQPRITTDEGLRAFAEWWREQQ, via the coding sequence ATGACCAAAGCGCTGGTAACAGGTGCAACCGGATTTCTTGGACGGCATACCGCCCGGAGGCTGGCGAGGATGGGCTGGGAGGTCTACGCGCAGGGACGCAACCCGGAGCAGGGAAAGCAGCTGGAGCAGGAAGGTACAGTGTTCCTGTCCGGGGATCTGCGTGACGCGGAGACTGCCTATAGTTTTTGCCGGGGAATGGATGTGGTGTTCCATTGTGCAGCATTGTCGTCACCCTGGGGCAAATACAAGGAGTTCTATACATGCAATGTGGAGGCGACAAGCCATATAGTTGAGGGGTGCAAACGGCATGGCGTAGGAAGGCTGGTTCATATCTCCACGCCCAGTGTGTATTCCAGCCAGCGGTCCCGCTTTGGCATCCGGGAGAGTGATCCGCTTCCCGGGCGGCCGGCCAATGCTTATGCTGCAACGAAGCTGATTGCCGAGCAGGTTGTCCGTCAGGCAGCGGGAGAAGGGCTTACTGCCTTCATGCTCCGGCCCAGAGCCATATTCGGCCCGCTGGACAACGCCTTGTTCCCCCGGCTGCTGGCAGCGAATGAGAGCAAGGGAGTGCCGCTGATGAATGGCGGACAGGCCAAGCTTGATCTCACCTGCGTAGAGAATGTAGTCGATGCCATGCTGCTCTGCTGTGAAGCCCCGCTCTCTGCTTCCGGCAGCGTCTACAATATTACCAATGGTGAGCCGCTAAGGTTCGAGGAGCTGGTCACCCGGCTATTCTCGCTGCTCGGCCTTCCGCTGCACACCCGGCGATTGCCCTACCCGGTAGCTTATACCGCAGCGGCCTTAATGGAGGGGATGTACAAGGTGCTGCCTATCCCGGGTGAGCCGCTGCTGACCCGTTATTCTGCAGCCGCACTCGGCATCTCCCAGACACTGGATATTACACTGGCCCGCGAGCAGCTGGGTTATCAACCGCGTATAACAACAGACGAGGGACTTCGTGCCTTTGCAGAATGGTGGAGGGAACAGCAATGA
- a CDS encoding DUF4265 domain-containing protein: MPGTVGLHICFDEQGREIEVLDVTLVDKDIYRIEETPIFNPGIALGDIIRVSEREGIAYYIETVKRSGLVRYAWLLSKEAAASGEIRSFKERVTEHGGKWEQIFGGLLVIYLPKHSAIDAELEMSRIIEHFEG, translated from the coding sequence TTGCCGGGGACAGTTGGATTACATATATGCTTTGATGAGCAAGGCCGGGAGATTGAGGTGCTGGATGTGACCCTGGTCGACAAGGATATCTACCGGATTGAGGAGACGCCGATTTTTAACCCGGGGATTGCGCTTGGCGATATTATCCGGGTGAGTGAGCGTGAGGGGATCGCGTATTATATTGAGACGGTGAAAAGGTCCGGGCTTGTCCGGTATGCCTGGCTGCTCAGCAAAGAGGCGGCGGCTTCCGGCGAGATCCGCAGCTTCAAGGAGCGGGTTACAGAGCATGGGGGCAAATGGGAGCAGATCTTCGGCGGCTTACTGGTAATTTATCTGCCGAAGCACTCTGCTATAGACGCGGAGCTGGAAATGTCGCGGATTATTGAGCATTTTGAAGGCTAA
- the pgsA gene encoding CDP-diacylglycerol--glycerol-3-phosphate 3-phosphatidyltransferase — translation MNLANRITLFRILLIPLFIALFPIYPEAWVNQFPILEYLDVHGIFYAAIVFIVASITDKLDGYVARKYNQTTNFGKLLDPLADKLLVAAALILMVSEHMIPSWIAFLILAREVIMMGVRIAASAQKVALAADKYGKWKMVLQVAAISAILLNNAPFSLFTSFPVDLTLMYGALVITVYSGYNYIKNNYLLLQLETHSTHH, via the coding sequence ATGAACTTAGCTAACCGTATTACCTTGTTCAGGATATTGCTGATTCCGCTGTTCATTGCGCTTTTTCCCATTTACCCCGAAGCATGGGTCAACCAATTCCCGATCCTGGAATATTTAGATGTACATGGTATTTTTTATGCAGCCATAGTTTTTATTGTAGCTTCTATAACAGACAAGCTGGATGGGTACGTGGCGAGAAAATATAACCAGACTACCAATTTTGGAAAACTGCTTGATCCGTTGGCAGATAAGCTGCTTGTTGCTGCCGCGCTGATTCTAATGGTTAGTGAGCACATGATCCCATCTTGGATTGCTTTTTTAATATTAGCGAGGGAAGTTATAATGATGGGTGTCCGTATTGCCGCTTCAGCGCAGAAGGTAGCATTGGCAGCCGATAAATACGGCAAATGGAAAATGGTCCTGCAAGTTGCTGCAATCTCGGCCATTCTTTTGAACAACGCGCCCTTTAGCCTGTTCACTTCCTTCCCTGTTGACCTAACCCTGATGTATGGTGCATTAGTCATAACTGTATACTCGGGTTACAACTACATTAAGAACAATTATCTGCTGCTGCAATTGGAGACTCATTCAACACATCATTAG
- a CDS encoding SDR family oxidoreductase — protein sequence MNTNPSQPQGHEPVALITGTSSGFGLLTAITLARRGYRVIATMRDLSRSKELVQKAELAGVRERIHLQALDVTDEASIASAIQSSLELAGRMDVLVNNAGFAVGGFVEEVSMEEWRGQLETNFFGLVAVTKAVLPHMRVQRSGLIINVSSVSGLSGFPGYGPYAASKFAVEGFSESLRQEMLSFGVRVVLVEPGSFRTPIWDKGITGMHGNEGSPYHTRLEEVLRYSRRASETAPDPQEVADLIGRITAIRAPKLRYPVGRGSRVLMIGKALLPWKVLEGIISRSLRAMK from the coding sequence ATGAACACTAATCCAAGCCAGCCCCAGGGGCATGAGCCGGTTGCACTGATTACCGGAACCTCCAGCGGATTCGGGCTGCTGACTGCAATTACGCTGGCCCGCAGAGGGTACCGGGTCATTGCCACGATGCGGGATCTCAGCCGCAGCAAGGAGCTGGTTCAGAAGGCTGAGCTGGCGGGGGTACGGGAGCGCATTCATCTGCAGGCACTGGATGTGACGGACGAAGCCTCGATTGCATCTGCCATTCAGTCTAGTCTTGAGCTTGCCGGCAGAATGGATGTGCTGGTGAACAACGCCGGCTTCGCTGTAGGCGGATTCGTGGAGGAGGTCAGCATGGAGGAATGGCGAGGGCAGCTGGAGACCAACTTTTTCGGACTGGTTGCTGTGACGAAGGCGGTGCTTCCCCACATGCGGGTCCAGCGCAGCGGTCTGATCATTAACGTGAGCAGTGTCAGCGGCCTGAGCGGATTCCCGGGTTATGGTCCGTATGCCGCCTCGAAGTTTGCGGTGGAAGGGTTCAGCGAGAGTCTGCGCCAGGAGATGCTCTCTTTTGGCGTCCGCGTTGTACTGGTTGAACCGGGCTCCTTCCGTACCCCTATCTGGGACAAAGGGATTACGGGAATGCATGGAAATGAAGGCTCCCCGTATCACACCAGGCTTGAGGAGGTACTGCGGTACTCCCGGCGTGCGTCTGAGACGGCTCCCGATCCGCAGGAGGTGGCTGATCTGATTGGACGGATCACTGCGATACGTGCGCCGAAGCTGCGCTATCCTGTTGGCCGGGGCTCGCGGGTCTTGATGATCGGCAAGGCCTTGCTTCCCTGGAAGGTGCTCGAGGGCATCATTTCGAGGTCACTTCGGGCGATGAAATGA
- a CDS encoding MBL fold metallo-hydrolase: MITEIPVGLSILSAGYCLHPERLTLRGGTLKPVAFPAGYALIRHPEYGPILFDTGYSARFFQETASLPASLYRKITPVVYKEEESAVRRLQAGGISPEEVRYVVLSHFHADHIGGVRDFPQAQYIYLQKSYDAVSGLGPVRATKAGFLPGLLPEDFRLRSIPVDDSSAKRALPQGLPFTEAYDLLGDGSLLAVELSGHAAGMIGVFVSTGEHDYLLCADTVWSSRAFRENRKPHPAAGLIMSSRTEYHRNFERLRQLHEQFPKLRIVPSHCREALAHWGTGSVT, from the coding sequence ATGATTACAGAAATTCCAGTTGGATTATCTATACTGTCTGCGGGCTATTGCCTGCATCCCGAGCGGCTGACGCTGCGTGGAGGCACACTGAAGCCGGTTGCCTTCCCGGCAGGTTACGCCCTGATCCGGCATCCGGAATACGGACCCATCCTGTTCGATACGGGCTACAGCGCGCGTTTCTTCCAAGAGACAGCAAGTCTGCCGGCCTCCCTATACCGCAAGATTACTCCGGTTGTCTACAAGGAGGAAGAGAGTGCAGTTCGGCGGTTGCAGGCAGGCGGGATCTCGCCGGAGGAGGTGCGGTATGTGGTGCTGTCGCATTTTCATGCCGACCATATCGGCGGGGTACGGGATTTTCCGCAGGCGCAGTATATATATTTGCAGAAATCCTACGATGCCGTAAGCGGGCTGGGTCCGGTGCGGGCGACGAAGGCGGGATTCCTGCCCGGGCTGCTGCCGGAGGATTTCAGACTCCGCTCCATTCCTGTGGATGATTCTTCGGCGAAGCGTGCGCTGCCGCAAGGCCTTCCGTTCACGGAAGCCTATGATCTGCTTGGAGACGGCAGCCTGCTGGCGGTTGAGCTGTCAGGCCATGCCGCCGGAATGATTGGCGTATTCGTCTCCACCGGCGAGCATGATTATCTGCTCTGCGCAGATACAGTCTGGTCGAGCCGGGCGTTCCGGGAGAACCGCAAGCCGCATCCGGCAGCAGGCTTGATCATGTCCAGCCGCACAGAATACCACCGAAATTTCGAACGGCTGCGCCAGCTGCATGAACAATTTCCTAAGCTTCGGATTGTGCCCAGCCATTGCCGCGAGGCGCTTGCGCACTGGGGAACGGGAAGTGTGACATGA
- a CDS encoding beta-ketoacyl-ACP synthase III gives MQLRHVKIKGTGKYLPERVVSDAELDQILGTAPGWVNKITGVGTRHYAGIDETASFMGARAAEAALADAGLSFSEVDCLVCTSGTKEQPLPSTAVFIQQAMGQADSGVPAFDIDATCLSFLVGLDVMSYMVEAGRYKNVLLVATEIASVGLNWQDKESSALFGDGAAAVVIGPAETGNSSRILHASLKTYSSGARYSEIAGGGTRLHPQNYTTEDALPYLFHMDGQAIFRKASKLLPDFIADMLGATGNKMDDFALVIPHQGSAMAMRLLRKKLGIAEDRFLDNTAGHGNTIAASIPMGLHEAIRQGRISRGDRIMLIGTAAGLSLGGMIIEY, from the coding sequence ATGCAGCTTAGACATGTGAAAATAAAAGGAACAGGCAAATATTTGCCGGAGCGTGTAGTCAGTGATGCAGAGCTTGATCAGATCCTTGGCACAGCACCGGGCTGGGTGAACAAAATCACCGGCGTCGGCACCCGCCATTATGCCGGCATAGATGAAACCGCCTCTTTCATGGGTGCAAGAGCCGCTGAAGCGGCCCTCGCCGATGCAGGCCTCAGCTTCAGTGAGGTCGATTGTCTGGTGTGTACGAGCGGAACCAAGGAGCAGCCGCTGCCGAGTACCGCCGTGTTCATTCAGCAGGCCATGGGGCAGGCGGATTCCGGTGTTCCGGCTTTTGATATCGATGCGACTTGTCTCAGCTTTCTGGTGGGGCTTGATGTGATGTCCTACATGGTCGAAGCGGGCAGGTATAAGAATGTGCTGCTGGTGGCCACTGAGATTGCCTCGGTGGGGCTGAACTGGCAGGATAAGGAGAGCTCAGCCTTGTTCGGAGACGGAGCAGCGGCGGTGGTGATCGGACCTGCAGAGACCGGCAATTCCTCGCGGATACTCCATGCTTCGCTCAAAACCTACAGCAGCGGTGCACGTTATTCGGAGATTGCCGGGGGTGGGACCAGGTTGCATCCCCAGAATTATACAACAGAGGATGCACTGCCCTATCTGTTCCATATGGATGGACAGGCTATATTCCGCAAAGCGTCCAAGCTGCTTCCGGATTTCATTGCTGACATGCTGGGCGCCACAGGCAATAAGATGGATGACTTCGCGCTGGTCATTCCCCATCAGGGCAGTGCAATGGCGATGCGTCTCCTGCGTAAAAAGCTGGGAATTGCCGAGGACCGCTTCCTCGACAATACCGCAGGCCATGGCAATACGATTGCAGCATCCATCCCGATGGGACTGCATGAAGCGATCCGTCAGGGCCGGATATCGCGCGGAGACCGGATCATGCTGATCGGCACAGCGGCAGGGCTGTCTCTGGGAGGCATGATTATTGAGTACTGA
- a CDS encoding GNAT family N-acetyltransferase, with protein MKNRVTQYDRDSAQGLDWPDTEYGQYAREYLTPLLERGAQPFIDNVSTTVKVLTIDGLPVPITVNEADYDNSYVCSPYTHYVSYAREELALLNNRLLEGLLSLMLTGMGWMLRQARFNRVVQVNNWLLSTNLYPALSAEQLTAVLDFLRQTYPGYTLIYRSLSRETSGELIARLQGYGCKLVPSRQIYLLHPNTSSSKARWLVKRDRNLLAKHGYTEVGPEEITQEDIPRIVELYRLLYIDKYSAYNPQFTEAYIALALERRTLQICGLRKEGRLDAVLGFYERDGAMTAPLFGYDTSLPQSLGLYRMLSAVLIGLAGSRELLLHESSGVGQFKRNRGAAGATEYSAVYDRGTSLLNRCGWSLLELLLRRIGMPLIQRLKL; from the coding sequence GTGAAGAACCGGGTAACGCAGTATGACCGCGATTCTGCTCAGGGGCTGGACTGGCCGGATACGGAGTATGGGCAGTATGCCCGGGAGTATCTTACACCGCTGCTGGAGCGGGGAGCGCAACCTTTTATCGATAATGTGAGTACAACTGTTAAGGTGCTGACCATCGATGGTCTGCCCGTTCCGATTACGGTCAACGAAGCAGACTATGACAATTCGTATGTATGCTCACCCTATACCCACTATGTCAGTTATGCGCGTGAGGAGCTGGCCCTGCTCAATAACCGGTTGCTAGAGGGCTTATTGTCGCTAATGCTCACAGGAATGGGCTGGATGCTGCGGCAAGCACGCTTCAACCGGGTGGTTCAGGTGAATAACTGGCTGTTGTCCACCAATCTGTATCCTGCCTTAAGTGCGGAACAGCTGACGGCGGTACTCGATTTCCTCCGCCAGACTTATCCGGGTTATACCTTAATATATCGTTCGCTTAGCCGTGAGACCTCGGGAGAACTCATTGCCAGACTGCAGGGGTATGGCTGCAAGCTCGTTCCAAGCCGGCAGATCTATCTGCTGCATCCGAATACCTCCAGCTCGAAGGCCAGATGGCTGGTCAAACGCGACAGAAATCTGCTGGCAAAGCACGGCTACACTGAGGTTGGTCCGGAGGAGATCACGCAGGAAGACATTCCCCGGATCGTGGAGCTGTACAGACTGCTGTATATCGATAAATATTCGGCCTATAATCCGCAGTTCACCGAAGCCTATATTGCCCTGGCGCTGGAACGGCGGACCTTGCAAATCTGCGGTCTGCGCAAGGAAGGAAGACTGGATGCGGTGCTGGGCTTCTATGAGCGGGATGGCGCAATGACGGCGCCATTGTTCGGTTATGACACGAGTCTGCCTCAGTCCCTAGGACTCTACCGTATGCTGTCCGCCGTCCTGATCGGGCTTGCGGGCAGCAGAGAGCTATTACTGCACGAAAGCTCGGGCGTCGGCCAGTTCAAGCGCAACCGGGGAGCGGCCGGAGCCACCGAATATTCGGCGGTGTATGACCGGGGTACCTCTCTGCTGAACCGCTGCGGCTGGTCCCTCCTGGAGCTGCTGCTCCGCCGGATCGGCATGCCGCTTATTCAGAGGCTGAAGCTGTAG
- a CDS encoding ATP-grasp domain-containing protein: MSTEARRILITGGRAPVALELARLFKAAGHRVYVAESAEYHLCRVSSAVEASFRVPAPRHQPQAYVQRLAALTEELGIHCLIPTCEEIFYVSAGLEQLTGCRVLTSDRRILAGLHHKGEFMVLLRSLGFKIPDTLLISSADEWRRAVKQAAEKGRQRVYKPAYSRFASKVILPGKSSPSTNPHSRVSGEVEPPAGLSAGAPWVSQEYIQGRAVCTYSIIHEGTVVAHAAYDSRYRTGRSGASVYFEPLEHPAALEWVQRFAAATGFSGQIGFDFIEPENGMLYPIECNPRATSGIHLFTPEEGLTEALLKPGLLVQSGTVIVPRSARTAMLTLPMLGCGLKPGPGGFRNWRQALLGAADVVCRKDDRRPAREQFRIVYAAWKTARRHRISITEALTEDIEWNGEA; the protein is encoded by the coding sequence TTGAGTACTGAGGCCCGGCGTATTCTGATTACCGGCGGACGCGCTCCGGTGGCCCTGGAACTGGCAAGGCTGTTCAAGGCGGCTGGCCACCGGGTATACGTGGCAGAAAGTGCTGAATATCATCTATGCCGTGTATCCTCTGCTGTCGAGGCCAGCTTCCGGGTGCCTGCACCAAGGCATCAGCCGCAGGCATATGTCCAGCGGCTGGCTGCGTTAACAGAAGAACTGGGCATTCACTGCCTGATTCCGACCTGTGAGGAGATTTTCTATGTCTCTGCTGGTCTTGAGCAGCTAACGGGGTGCCGCGTACTTACATCAGACCGGAGGATTCTGGCCGGGCTGCACCATAAAGGGGAGTTCATGGTCCTGCTCCGTTCGCTCGGCTTCAAGATCCCGGACACGTTGCTGATCAGCAGTGCAGACGAATGGCGGAGAGCCGTAAAGCAGGCAGCCGAGAAGGGGAGGCAGCGGGTCTACAAGCCCGCCTATTCCCGCTTTGCCTCTAAAGTTATTCTTCCGGGTAAAAGCTCCCCTTCGACTAATCCGCATAGTCGCGTTTCGGGTGAAGTCGAGCCTCCAGCAGGACTATCGGCCGGGGCTCCCTGGGTGTCCCAGGAGTACATTCAAGGCAGAGCGGTTTGTACGTACAGTATTATTCACGAAGGCACAGTTGTGGCGCATGCTGCGTATGACAGCAGGTACAGGACGGGGCGCAGCGGGGCCAGCGTGTATTTTGAACCATTGGAGCATCCTGCGGCTCTGGAGTGGGTGCAGCGGTTCGCCGCAGCAACCGGCTTCAGCGGCCAGATCGGATTCGATTTCATCGAACCGGAGAATGGGATGCTGTATCCGATTGAATGCAATCCGCGCGCAACAAGCGGTATTCATCTGTTCACGCCGGAGGAAGGGCTGACGGAGGCTCTGCTGAAGCCCGGTCTGCTCGTGCAGAGCGGAACAGTCATTGTCCCGCGTTCAGCCCGCACAGCCATGCTGACGCTGCCCATGCTGGGCTGCGGGCTGAAGCCGGGACCCGGGGGCTTCCGCAACTGGCGGCAAGCGCTGCTTGGAGCAGCAGATGTGGTCTGCCGCAAGGATGACCGCCGCCCTGCCCGCGAGCAGTTCCGCATCGTATACGCCGCCTGGAAGACAGCCAGGCGGCACCGCATCTCGATCACAGAGGCGTTAACTGAAGATATAGAATGGAATGGTGAGGCATGA
- a CDS encoding F390 synthetase-related protein gives MKRIRLVITHYILTKWGRRWKNRAALEQWQEKRIRLHVEKVRQRSEFYRELWAGIPSKEWRSFPVIGKPEMMENFDQLNTAGITKEQAFAEAYEAENSRNFKPALQGVTVGLSSGTSGNRGIFLVGEEEQAAWTGTVLAKLLPGGLWKRASIAFFLRANSNLYESVKQGRLQFRYFDLLEPLPQLLARMKEYQPDIWIAPPSMLRMLAEAQQSGEMKLHPRRIIAVAEVLDPLDWQQIEQTFGQKVHQAYQCTEGFLGATCSHGTLHLNEDIVHIEKEMLEEQSRRFVPIVTDFSRSVQPIVRYRLNDILTEAAEPCPCGSLFTAIERIEGRCDDILYLPHAAESMQVTVFPDFVTRAVLAASTDIEHYRVIQHSLTELEISYRTRTGTDHGTEQQITAELTRLFARLSCIPPKLTFTAYSFVPGTVKLRRVERSWKP, from the coding sequence ATGAAGCGCATCAGACTGGTGATCACCCATTATATTCTTACCAAGTGGGGCAGACGCTGGAAGAACCGGGCAGCACTCGAGCAGTGGCAGGAGAAGCGTATCCGGCTTCATGTAGAGAAGGTGAGGCAGCGCTCGGAATTCTACAGGGAGCTGTGGGCAGGTATTCCGTCCAAGGAATGGCGGAGTTTCCCGGTGATCGGGAAGCCGGAGATGATGGAGAATTTCGATCAGCTCAATACAGCGGGCATTACGAAGGAGCAGGCTTTTGCAGAAGCCTATGAAGCGGAGAACAGCAGGAACTTCAAGCCTGCGCTGCAAGGCGTCACCGTCGGGTTATCCTCGGGAACCTCCGGCAACCGGGGTATTTTTCTCGTTGGAGAAGAAGAGCAGGCTGCCTGGACCGGTACGGTGCTGGCAAAGCTTTTGCCGGGTGGACTATGGAAGCGGGCGAGCATTGCATTTTTTCTGCGGGCAAACAGTAATTTGTATGAATCTGTGAAGCAGGGACGGCTGCAGTTCCGGTATTTCGATCTGCTGGAGCCGCTACCACAGCTCTTGGCCCGTATGAAGGAATACCAGCCGGATATCTGGATCGCACCGCCGTCCATGCTGCGTATGCTGGCTGAGGCACAGCAATCAGGTGAGATGAAGCTGCATCCCCGCCGGATCATTGCGGTTGCGGAAGTGCTGGACCCGCTTGACTGGCAGCAGATTGAACAAACCTTCGGGCAGAAGGTGCATCAGGCTTATCAGTGTACCGAGGGTTTCCTCGGTGCGACCTGCAGTCACGGAACGCTCCATCTCAATGAAGATATTGTACATATCGAAAAAGAAATGCTGGAGGAACAATCACGCCGGTTCGTGCCCATCGTGACCGATTTCTCCAGAAGTGTGCAGCCCATCGTCCGTTACCGCCTGAATGATATTCTGACCGAAGCGGCGGAGCCGTGTCCCTGTGGTTCACTGTTCACGGCCATTGAGCGGATCGAAGGACGCTGCGATGATATTCTTTATCTGCCTCATGCGGCAGAGAGCATGCAGGTCACGGTTTTCCCTGATTTCGTTACCCGGGCCGTGCTGGCGGCTTCCACAGATATTGAGCATTACAGGGTCATCCAGCACAGCCTGACTGAGCTGGAAATCTCCTATCGTACACGAACCGGCACCGATCATGGCACGGAGCAGCAGATTACAGCAGAGCTGACGCGCTTGTTCGCCAGGCTATCCTGTATCCCTCCGAAGCTGACTTTTACCGCCTACAGCTTCGTGCCCGGAACTGTGAAGCTGCGCCGTGTGGAGAGGAGCTGGAAGCCGTGA
- the lepB gene encoding signal peptidase I, with product MKKFLKQWVPSIAIGIILSLFIRTYVAEAMRVPTGSMIPTIAVNDRLVVDKMLWNTSLKHGDIVVFHPPVAEDAQKRYVKRLIGLPGDVIEIKEGKLYRNHEAIAEPYLQEAMTYTFGPVTVPADHYFFLGDNRNVSYDAHLWETPFVDKDALIGKVLFDVNQLF from the coding sequence TTGAAGAAATTCTTGAAGCAGTGGGTGCCGAGTATTGCCATTGGCATTATTCTATCCTTATTTATCCGCACCTACGTAGCGGAAGCAATGCGTGTGCCTACCGGCTCGATGATTCCGACTATAGCGGTTAACGACCGCCTTGTGGTGGACAAAATGCTCTGGAATACCTCGCTGAAGCATGGCGATATCGTGGTGTTCCATCCGCCGGTTGCCGAAGATGCGCAGAAAAGATATGTAAAACGGCTGATCGGCCTGCCGGGCGATGTCATTGAGATCAAGGAAGGCAAGCTGTACCGCAACCATGAGGCTATTGCCGAGCCGTATCTCCAGGAAGCGATGACCTATACCTTCGGGCCGGTCACCGTTCCCGCAGACCATTATTTTTTCCTGGGCGACAACCGTAACGTCAGCTATGACGCTCACTTATGGGAGACTCCGTTCGTGGACAAGGATGCGCTGATCGGCAAAGTGCTGTTCGATGTGAACCAGTTGTTCTAA
- a CDS encoding HD-GYP domain-containing protein: MKVHVTDLKHGDCLMADTFNGVGLHVLPKGTRVEREEISILIRHKIDYVDIEPRSGLYTDAEPGPSHGLHDDFDLAILNYEAIFLEALTKGSFSQSAVDDTLKPLLETLEGQKDVVSLLLLLDRDDIDTYHHSLQVGLLSYYIAAWMGYSKEERYQISRAGYLHDIGKSQVSLSILNKQGLLTDSEKDELARHTFYGYDLIRGSKMDEVTALVALQHHEYEDGSGYPNQLLKKEIHPYAQIVSVANIYMSLTTSTANRPKQGLVTVLRKVHEMGFGKLNETVVQALTGHLLPSFVGKNVQLSNGEVGMIVMNNPLDLFKPLVKVGEGFRDLSRERSLSIDEVVN; this comes from the coding sequence TTGAAAGTACATGTCACGGATCTGAAGCACGGTGATTGTCTCATGGCAGACACTTTCAATGGTGTAGGGCTGCACGTTCTCCCCAAGGGGACGCGTGTGGAACGGGAAGAGATTAGTATCCTGATCCGGCACAAAATTGATTATGTTGATATCGAGCCGCGCAGCGGGCTGTATACGGACGCTGAACCGGGGCCCAGCCACGGGCTGCACGATGATTTTGATCTCGCTATTTTAAATTATGAAGCGATTTTTCTGGAAGCCTTGACGAAGGGCAGCTTCTCGCAGTCGGCAGTCGATGATACGCTGAAGCCGCTTCTGGAGACGCTGGAAGGGCAAAAGGATGTTGTCTCCCTGCTGCTTTTGCTGGACCGGGATGACATCGATACATATCACCACTCATTACAGGTGGGCTTATTATCTTATTATATTGCTGCGTGGATGGGTTACTCCAAGGAGGAGCGTTACCAGATCAGCCGTGCGGGCTATCTGCATGACATCGGCAAAAGCCAGGTGTCCCTGTCGATCCTGAACAAGCAGGGTCTGCTGACGGATTCCGAGAAGGATGAGCTGGCACGCCACACCTTCTATGGCTATGATCTGATCCGCGGCTCCAAAATGGACGAGGTTACCGCGCTGGTAGCTCTCCAGCATCATGAGTACGAGGATGGCTCAGGTTATCCGAATCAGCTGCTCAAAAAAGAGATTCATCCGTACGCCCAGATTGTTTCGGTAGCCAACATTTATATGTCGCTGACCACTTCTACTGCGAACCGTCCCAAGCAGGGGCTGGTTACCGTGCTGCGCAAGGTGCATGAGATGGGCTTCGGCAAGCTGAATGAGACGGTGGTGCAGGCATTGACCGGCCATTTACTGCCAAGCTTCGTGGGCAAGAATGTACAGCTCAGCAACGGCGAAGTGGGTATGATCGTCATGAATAACCCGCTGGACCTCTTTAAGCCGCTGGTCAAAGTAGGCGAGGGCTTCCGGGATTTGTCGCGTGAACGCAGCCTGTCCATTGATGAAGTGGTTAACTGA